One window of the Babesia microti strain RI chromosome IV, complete genome genome contains the following:
- a CDS encoding solute carrier family 39 (zinc transporter) (overlaps_old_locusTagID:BBM_III09730;~overlaps_old_locusTagID:BBM_III09735): MDGLGEHSVPIIVSKLCSAVVIGLLALGGYLIPKFVSKRSRLYHDTDKYEKIICLFNCFGAGSIMGMTFFHMMPETIHLCKHSGLFIQLNDSIFNMCYPLILCGASLVLLAEHVIATRDCHPCPDFSSGATKHEESTTTVNTVDQNNIIDGSKCTSITCPGHEFTTINPLYEIDCLEGGKIAEPAPMRVNLLERIRNMCKCRGFFLAIALAFHSIFEGVALGSSDSHAHVWLLFLGIASHKWAAAMALSISLCSGNNKKSTIVTLVAIFCLATPLGIFIGMGVSKIGNIYAGIMNALAVGTLIYIGAEIISHEFSATGMGRLFPLYQWLTTIAGSSLMLVLVIIDLLYIPHHH; this comes from the exons ATGGATGGTTTGGGTGAACATTCTGTGCCTATTATTGTATCAAAGTTATGTAGCGCCGTTGTAATTGGACTTTTGGCGCTGGGTGGATACTTAATTCCTAAATTCGTCTCCAAACGTAGCAGACTCTACCATGATACGGATAAATATGAGAAGATCATTTGTTTATTCAATTGTTTTGGTGCTGGATCCATCATGGGCATGACCTTTTTTCACATGATGCCAGAGACCATTCACTTATGCAAACATAGTGGCCTTTTTATCCAGTTAAATGACtcaatatttaacatgTGCTACCCATTGATTTTATGTGGAGCTTCACTAGTACTATTGGCGGAACATGTTATTGCTACTAGGGACTGTCATCCCTGTCCCGATTTCTCTAGTGGCGCCACGAAGCATGA GGAAAGCACAACTACAGTAAATACCGTCGaccaaaataatatcatagATGGTTCAAAATGTACCTCAATCACTTGCCCAGGACATGAATTCACCACAATAAACCCGctttatgaaattgattgtCTTGAAGGAGGGAAGATTGCGGAACCTGCCCCTATGAGGGTTAACTTACTGGAGAGAATCAGGAATATGTGCAAATGCAGAGGGTTCTTTTTAGCTATCGCTTTGGCATTTCATTCGATATTTGAAGGGGTGGCTCTGGGTTCAAGTGATAGCCATGCCCACGTATGGTTGCTGTTTTTGGGTATTGCTTCTCACAAATGGGCAGCAGCCATGGCACTTTCCATATCTTTGTGCAGTGGGAATAACAAGAAATCGACCATTGTAACACTTGTAGCAATATTTTGTCTTGCTACGCCGCTGGGTATATTTATAGGGATGGGCGTTTCAAAAATTG GTAACATTTATGCTGGAATAATGAATGCATTGGCAGTTGGAACGCTCATTTACATTGGTGctgaaataatttcacaTGAGTTCAGCGCCACTGGCATGGGACGCCTCTTCCCCCTATACCAGTGGCTCACCACGATCGCAGGATCCTCGCTAATGTTAGTTCTTGTCATTATTGACTTGTTGTACATCCCTCACCATCATTAA
- a CDS encoding hypothetical protein (overlaps_old_locusTagID:BBM_III09715): MDDSSDKWDVISYQSIFKVAKSDINKGLSQIVANVKEFAKPLAIPRFQASISVPKLADFMTTFAPRLVCSAELVNDIAQSLDIHQKLIVQALSRDVDEAMIDKRIHSSSILQVMCHALSFINTQIMYQIKIIKLLMESLGKSRDESSTTHMVVIQGASLLAKEGLIENILMCISSLDALGFKYQNSTLSDSLTLPNVGRKEMAAIHSELLKMLLEILYLYFFHFNPTQVQIDMLSCLIPHCYSTSSAVAFFSRVQGVRDEISDPNLCFYQPTASFEKSGRDFFTFYVIFVLSVAANPHLKRWDVAKAQSVGDNVSGLEKITFDKQIQGGWKKSASGDLAEMIFDGLYRNDFQVVLRGVENNVLFTISQNWLANFQIYNVDFISFLFEGFIKQFGEALIKHQIRETRRFVILTSVRNSNTTFQQQAQIPGKLVLRLITFLNGLVKLHPKSSFEFVSYWERCCSVMSDLVADIEYLSPVPEWFSQKSEVNWEDPLLQPSADFSWHDHKRSLVYLAQVAGNMINVCVETFDPLFVELLDFGATLISSDHTSKICSRICNFLMIGGGKIEFPALLQKLVLQVAGKRAGLYHRLAGQVYACIVSRDAQIETCNVAVLLNKSPQKQLAGGYTFDSISSVEATRTALFAIGLGGSCPLGVDQALAAALRLVAAANSLYLKPYSPPLDVTLYTSSADVLQVPIALMTTSSEAGGKKSLSTFPKDLPSQIVIGRACSLFMTKLAATHEQAVGILAKLEECFPDEAHIDTLAKGDIGGSDKAIKQLYSQSLRPCELDAVIALESQVQTPFPPLFQFTILMASIVSLLHFIGFKRFRLAEMDRLVDKVLRLAAVCPDTDWTLMVYIMEFFKLVLRGPLEHEEEGHDSQGGPSTSGGAKTAAFKILREFLSVKSRVGFLTRVLGAAKRDIEARREQTFIAFGHKSQNKENSGLPEISEWAAILACQTLRLLFRRDTVYQKITGSSALVHQHLSTTDCENLLAFARPEVSPALQKLSLGLLSQISQRDFLLLDLCPLEDSVANHLRNLILDFSTVERSYKVNLDEFVCDPLSNLFWIQHDSHTFAEMMSGVMSRKTFLPIPLPIYIEWQKSEDNLLEIRDAKHFVRNVDYALSEKICPTNNLSLFHANSWTHSLRALNLATGSPDSVVTIGDSARSILLAALHQDYTNRLEFALKVIHSDDGSIDEPHTTAGVGAAFQDALASPKDSFLFRLVVKCRDAGESAGGSLARMLLLEILQVLTVTKKTSESVLGIIGRVWPDIYGDLGTETRGSGDDMGSAQALIQRGLLLQIVASEAAFFSSFFHSGAETGDTPHVDCCPEAMRQSDLEVMRREREKLQKRARALSVRQEEILRLLAGEAQGSNEGARQHLQAEMERIGIEHIEIGKRTAQMHQMEGELEQRLAQTIRRESCLQARIGQVLSNAHALLDGPQSLVIHYASIADLKESSLVGARGIVDNQRLRPNARGALKSPKLSLTLSLRTMNKIRNIANAQIGIDFTDGKSARDVGDASAVFSAFARRFLLTRLHVAIDALLGLLATVLASEGGPVRSLSAAIRPYRGELAANFSAICSKALGVLVSNMRPSNSLFLAALAKTISARLPADKISEREAPGGGLSERGSRVGYALALISALETYDLDWLARSILYGTIKNLTQALRPGRGGGKLEPQGTCLGNYLQAPKFLTRLLKEAVSCSSSTAGELPYSLRTVSECYTLDCDAAAVAMTSACQEHLILHVEALNLAASVLAGVTRVAYSEGCIDLGPGLGRIPGQLLLQLVQKRLIVPSVISRFEIECAMASLDALTSLARFLVPLWYDESLGIAEGDGPEEGELAPGSGASRSLLATILDSPFLRESRFVCSFATLFQALLSRLELSAESDEYDRLAMGIMAWMSREFSMIKSYFEPSCDHPTSWILLRIYIYCTFWALNKYGNWEDYKRTISRFSETISVGPSAASVTPKIALINFSLIWSDLVCKFPPASIIPSFAASKCLEIAVQLAGLEGVDVDSPPDVSFFSKMLLGLESIALELGAYESDLDPLGDHATRMKGLDRLDTIYQVFLASSTTLLNHYLLSDVHKDSSDGWSLSSEKSLVVLLQVVDFSILLLQYACACTDSKQFAENVRQQLQLFIVGLENVGVYRPVALLQATHYTYLAPTHLEQPSHGKQVVKMEDVTSQLIKIGNVAQELYAVLMPA, translated from the exons ATGGACGACAGCTCGGACAAGTGGGACGTTATATCCTACCAATCTATTTTCAAAGTAGCAAAATCGGACATAAACAAGGGATTGTCTCAGATAGTAGCAAATGTCAAGGAGTTTGCGAAGCCGCTGGCGATCCCGCGCTTCCAGGCTTCAATATCAGTTCCAAAACTAGCCGATTTCATGACGACGTTCGCACCACGCCTCGTATGCAGCGCTGAGCTGGTTAATGACATAGCCCAATCACTTGACATACACCAGAAGCTGATAGTTCAAGCTCTGTCCCGAGATGTTGACGAGGCAATGATCGACAAGCGCATCCACTCTAGTTCTATTTTACAGGTGATGTGCCACGCTTTATCGTTTATAAATACCCAAATAATGTACCAGATCAAGATAATAAAGCTTTTAATGGAGAGTTTGGGTAAATCTAGGGACGAGAGCTCTACAACGCATATGGTGGTGATTCAAGGTGCAAGTTTACTAGCAAAAGAGGGATTAATTGAGAACATATTAATGTGCATATCTTCTCTGGATGCACTGGGGTTCAAATACCAGAACAGTACACTTTCCGACTCGTTAACTTTGCCAAACGTGGGCAGGAAGGAGATGGCAGCGATTCACTCGGAACTACTGAAGATGCTACTAGAGATTTTATACCTCTATTTTTTCCATTTCAACCCGACACAAGTTCAGATAGACATGCTATCTTGTTTAATACCACATTGTTACTCCACTTCATCTGCAGTGGCATTTTTTTCGCGAGTACAGGGTGTGAGGGATGAAATATCCGACCCTAATCTATGTTTTTACCAGCCTACGGCATCTTTTGAGAAATCAGGGCGGGATTTTTTCACGTTTTACGTGATTTTTGTTCTATCGGTCGCTGCAAATCCCCACCTAAAACGATGGGATGTGGCAAAAGCACAGAGCGTAGGTGATAATGTTTCTGGACTAGAGAAGATTACATTCGATAAACAAATTCAAGGAGGGTGGAAGAAATCAGCATCTGGCGATTTGGCAGAAATGATTTTTGATGGGCTTTACCGCAACGACTTCCAAGTTGTTCTAAGGGGCGTGGAAAACAACGTGCTGTTCACCATCTCACAAAATTGGCTGGCAAACTTCCAGATTTATAATGTTGATTTCATATCGTTCCTGTTTGAAGGGTTCATAAAACAATTTGGCGAGGCACTCATCAAGCACCAAATCAGAGAAACCAGAAGATTTGTTATATTGACCAGCGTTAGGAACTCTAACACCACTTTCCAGCAGCAGGCACAAATACCTGGGAAATTGGTACTGCGGCTCATCACCTTCCTAAACGGACTTGTTAAATTACATCCCAAGTCCTCGTTCGAATTCGTCTCCTACTGGGAGAGGTGTTGCTCTGTTATGTCCGATCTAGTGGCAGATATTGAATACCTTTCCCCCGTGCCCGAGTGGTTTTCGCAAAAGTCTGAGGTCAATTGGGAAGATCCACTATTGCAACCTTCAGCAGATTTTTCCTGGCACGATCATAAGAGGTCCCTAGTATACCTAGCGCAAGTTGCAGGAAATATGATAAACGTCTGCGTAGAGACATTCGACCCATTGTTTGTAGAACTTCTTGACTTTGGCGCAACTCTGATCTCCTCAGATCACACTAGCAAGATCTGTAGCCGAATTTGCAACTTTCTTATGATTGGAGGCGGGAAGATAGAATTTCCCGCCTTGTTACAAAAATTGGTACTGCAAGTCGCAGGAAAAAGAGCCGGCCTATACCATCGGCTAGCGGGACAGGTATATGCATGCATAGTATCGCGCGATGCACAAATAGAAACCTGCAACGTGGCCGTACTTCTGAATAAATCTCCCCAAAAACAACTAGCCGGGGGATATACATTCGACTCCATTTCATCCGTTGAAGCGACCAGAACAGCCCTCTTCGCCATAGGCCTGGGCGGTTCCTGCCCCCTTGGAGTGGACCAAGCGCTAGCAGCAGCTCTGAGGCTTGTAGCGGCGGCCAACTCTCTCTACCTAAAGCCCTACTCGCCGCCCCTGGACGTAACACTTTACACCTCAAGCGCAGACGTGCTGCAGGTGCCCATAGCACTAATGACCACCAGCAGTGAGGCCGGGGGAAAGAAGAGCCTCTCAACATTTCCAAAGGACTTGCCGTCTCAGATCGTCATTGGACGTGCCTGCTCACTCTTCATGACCAAATTGGCGGCCACGCACGAGCAGGCCGTGGGCATATTGGCAAAATTGGAGGAGTGCTTTCCCGACGAGGCGCATATAGATACGCTGGCCAAGGGAGATATCGGAGGTTCAGATAAAgcaattaaacaattatactCACAATCATTGCGTCCCTGTGAGCTGGATGCGGTGATTGCCTTGGAATCACAAGTACAAACCCCCTTCCCCCCCCTCTTCCAATTTACAATCCTTATGGCCAGCATCGTATCATTACTTCACTTTATTGGCTTCAAGAGATTCCGCCTGGCCGAGATGGACCGGCTTGTCGATAAGGTACTGAGATTGGCCGCAGTTTGCCCGGATACGGACTGGACTCTGATGGTATACATAATGGAATTTTTCAAGCTAGTGCTGAGGGGGCCTCTGGAGCACGAAGAGGAGGGCCATGATTCGCAGGGCGGACCTAGCACCAGTGGCGGGGCAAAGACTGCCGCCTTCAAGATACTGCGCGAGTTTTTATCAGTCAAGTCTAGGGTGGGATTTTTGACTAGGGTCTTAGGGGCCGCCAAGCGTGACATTGAGGCGCGTAGAGAGCAGACATTTATCGCATTTGGGCATAAATCGCAGAATAAAGAGAACTCTGGACTTCCAGAAATATCCGAATGGGCTGCAATCCTCGCGTGCCAGACGCTCAGGCTTTTGTTTAGGCGCGATACGGTTTACCAGAAAATCACAGGCAGTAGCGCCCTAGTACACCAGCACCTCTCAACAACAGACTGCGAAAACTTGCTGGCCTTCGCCCGCCCTGAGGTTTCACCGGCCCTGCAAAAGCTTTCCCTGGGCCTCCTATCGCAGATATCACAGAGGGACTTTTTGCTCCTCGACCTATGCCCCCTAGAGGATTCCGTGGCAAACCATTTGAGGAATTTGATATTAGACTTTTCCACAGTTGAACGAAGTTACAAAGTGAACCTGGACGAATTTGTCTGTGACCCACTGTCCAACCTCTTCTGGATACAACATGACTCCCATACTTTTGCAGAGATGATGTCTGGCGTTATGTCCCGAAAAACATTCCTTCCCATTCCCCTACCCATTTACATTGAGTGGCAAAAGTCGGAGGACAACCTCCTCGAGATAAGAGATGCCAAACACTTCGTCCGTAACGTAGACTACGCCCTATCAGAGAAAATATGCCCCACCAACAACCTCTCGCTCTTCCATGCCAACTCCTGGACCCACTCGTTGAGGGCCCTAAACCTGGCCACGGGCAGCCCCGACTCGGTGGTAACGATTGGAGATTCGGCACGAAGCATACTGCTCGCGGCTCTTCACCAGGACTACACAAACAGGCTAGAGTTTGCACTCAAAGTGATACACTCTGACGATGGCTCCATTGACGAGCCGCATACCACAGCTGGAGTGGGGGCCGCCTTCCAGGATGCGCTGGCCTCACCAAAGGACTCGTTCCTCTTCCGCCTAGTGGTAAAGTGCAGGGACGCAGGAGAATCTGCCGGCGGGAGCCTGGCACGGATGCTATTGCTGGAAATTTTGCAAGTACTGACGGTGACTAAAAAAACCAGCGAGAGCGTTCTAGGCATCATTGGCCGCGTATGGCCCGACATTTACGGGGACCTGGGGACAGAGACGCGGGGATCTGGGGACGATATGGGCTCGGCACAAGCCCTAATTCAACGAGGACTGCTGCTACAAATCGTGGCCAGCGAGGCCGCCTTTTTCTCGAGTTTTTTCCACTCTGGAGCTGAAACTGGGGACACCCCACACGTAGACTGCTGTCCAGAGGCCATGCGCCAATCTGACCTTGAAGTAATGCGCCGGGAACGCGAAAAGCTTCAAAAACGCGCTCGCGCGCTCTCTGTTAGACAGGAGGAAATCCTACGTTTGCTTGCAGGCGAAGCACAGGGCAGCAATGAGGGCGCCCGGCAACATCTGCAGGCCGAGATGGAACGCATAGGCATAGAACACATCGAAATTGGCAAAAGGACCGCTCAAATGCACCAAATGGAGGGAGAGCTTGAACAGAGGCTGGCCCAGACCATTAGACGCGAGAGCTGCCTGCAGGCACGCATAGGCCAGGTCCTCTCAAACGCCCACGCCCTGCTGGACGGGCCTCAGTCGCTGGTTATCCACTATGCCTCGATAGCCGACCTGAAAGAGTCCTCCCTGGTTGGGGCCAGAGGCATAGTGGACAACCAGCGACTGAGGCCCAACGCCAGAGGCGCGCTAAAGTCCCCCAAACTCTCCCTAACACTTTCCCTGCGTACCATGAACAAAATACGCAACATTGCCAACGCACAGATCGGTATAGATTTTACTGACGGCAAGAGCGCTAGGGACGTTGGGGATGCTTCCGCCGTCTTTTCCGCCTTTGCCCGCCGCTTCCTGTTGACCCGACTCCACGTAGCCATAGATGCCCTGCTGGGCCTGCTAGCCACCGTCCTAGCCTCCGAGGGCGGGCCAGTCAGGTCCCTCAGTGCGGCGATCCGCCCCTACCGCGGGGAGCTTGCCGCCAACTTCTCCGCCATATGTAGCAAGGCGCTGGGCGTCTTAGTCTCCAACATGCGACCCTCAAATTCGCTCTTCCTGGCTGCCCTCGCTAAAACGATTTCAGCGCGACTGCCTGCAGATAAAATTTCGGAGCGGGAAGCCCCCGGGGGGGGTCTGTCGGAGAGGGGCTCCAGGGTGGGCTACGCCCTAGCGTTGATCTCTGCCCTGGAGACCTACGACCTGGACTGGCTCGCCCGCTCTATCCTCTATGGCACTATAAAAAACCTCACCCAGGCCCTGCGTCCGGGCCGTGGGGGCGGAAAGTTGGAACCGCAGGGAACCTGCCTCGGAAACTACCTCCAGGCGCCAAAATTCCTGACCCGGTTGCTAAAGGAAGCTGTTTCTTGCAGCTCTAGCACTGCTGGCGAGTTGCCATATTCTCTCAGGACTGTGAGCGAGTGCTATACGTTAGACTGTGATGCCGCGGCGGTCGCCATGACATCTGCTTGTCAGGAGCACCTTATTCTCCACGTGGAGGCCCTAAACCTGGCAGCCTCTGTTCTTGCTGGGGTCACCAGGGTCGCCTACTCTGAGGGGTGTATTGATCTGGGGCCGGGGCTTGGGCGTATTCCTGGGCAGCTACTGCTTCAGTTGGTGCAGAAGCGTTTAATCGTCCCATCAGTCATTAGTCGTTTTGAGATAGAATGTGCCATGGCCTCTTTGGACGCTTTGACGTCTCTTGCACGTTTTTTGGTGCCCCTTTGGTATGATGAGTCCCTAGGCATCGCCGAGGGCGACGGCCCCGAGGAGGGCGAGCTGGCCCCCGGCTCAGGCGCTTCACGCTCCCTATTGGCTACGATCCTCGATTCGCCCTTTTTACGCGAGTCCAGGTTTGTGTGCTCCTTTGCCACGCTCTTCCAGGCCCTGCTGTCTAGGTTGGAGTTATCGGCGGAGAGCGACGAGTACGACAGGTTGGCCATGGGTATAATGGCATGGATGAGCAGGGAGTTTTCTATGATAAAGAGCTATTTTGAGCCCTCTTGTGACCACCCAACCTCATGGATTTTGCTAAGGATTTACATTTACTGTACATTTTGGGCTCTCAATAAGTATGGAAATTGGGAAGACTACAAACGTACTATTTCTAGGTTTTCGGAGACGATTTCTGTCGGTCCGTCGGCCGCGTCTGTTACCCCAAAGATTGCATTGATTAACTTTTCTCTGATTTGGTCGGATTTGGTCTGCAAGTTTCCACCGGCTAGCATTATTCCCTCATTTGCCGCCTCGAAATGTTTGGAAATTGCGGTACAGCTTGCAGGCCTGGAAGGCGTGGATGTGGATTCACCTCCCGATGTATCTTTTTTCTCCAAGATGCTCCTTGGGCTGGAGTCTATTGCCCTGGAGCTTGGTGCCTACGAGTCTGACCTGGACCCACTGGGCGATCATGCCACCAGAATGAAGGGCCTGGACCGCTTGGATACCATCTATCAGGTCTTCTTAGCGTCATCCACAACGCTTTTAAACCATTACTTGTTGTCTGATGTGCATAAGGATTCGAGCGATGGTTGGAGTCTTAGCAGTGAAAAAAGTTTGGTCGTGTTGCTACAAGTGGTAGATTTTTCCATATTGTTGTTGCAATATGCATGTGCATGCACAGACAGTAAGCAGTTTGCCGAAAACGTCCGGCAGCAGTTGCAGCTTTTTATCGTTGGTCTGGAAAACGTGGGCGTTTACCGCCCCGTGGCCTTATTGCAGGCGACGCACTACACTTACCTGGCTCCTACACACTTAGAACAGCCTTCACAC GGAAAGCAGGTGGTTAAGATGGAGGATGTGACATCgcaattgataaaaattggAAATGTTGCTCAGGAGCTTTATGCAGTGTTAATGCCGGCCTAG
- a CDS encoding nucleoside diphosphate hydrolase, putative (overlaps_old_locusTagID:BBM_III09720): MTTNLENFPNMCEQVLLVDENNNELGKVSRLKMRLENLWHRATGVVAIDSLQDPHIFIHKRTELKEVFPSYFDISFGGVVAYGEDFLTCARRELLEESGLDVPADKLIELGTYKSENSTSRCHYKFYLTVVDCNIDDLMYQKTEVEFIERVSLADVEKRIATQPFVPKCGVLIDLLKQFLSKNTRNNR; encoded by the exons ATGACCACAAACCTAGAAAATTTTCCTAATATGTGCGAGCAAGTGTTATTAGTTGATGAAAACAACAATGAATTGGGTAAAGTGTCGCGATTGAAGATG AGACTAGAAAATCTATGGCACAGGGCAACGGGAGTTGTTGCAATCGACTCGCTGCAAGATCcgcatatttttattcacAAGAGAACGGAACTCAAAGAGGTGTTTCCATCTTACTTTGATATTTCCTTTGGAGGTGTCGTGGCT tATGGAGAAGATTTCCTCACTTGTGCCAGAAGGGAACTATTGGAGGAATCTGGATTGGACGTACCCGCGGATAAACTAATCGAGCTGGGAACATATAAAAGTGAAAACAGTACCAGCCGATGCCACTACAAATTTTAC CTAACAGTGGTAGACTGTAATATTGATGATCTCATGTATCAAAAAACTGAAGTTGAGTTTATTGAACGTGTTTCGTTGGCTGATGTTGAAAAGAGAATTGCTACCCAACCATTTGTACCAAAATGCGGTGTACTCATCGATTTactcaaacaatttttatccaaaaataCGCGTAACAATCGTTAA
- a CDS encoding hypothetical protein (overlaps_old_locusTagID:BBM_III09735) produces the protein MDMGMRQSCMYIRIPSCTSYQYVRPIALWILGIGASASLLSRSSLLYDHEVALTAANSVTNYLQIDPNATYIRVTSAKKDSLGFWARSTLQLITTNNTIDIKTTLKCDTFSENQFNLINYVKEPFLIKRHLKQLFGLYNKHSKQIGPIIDCDKRWKLVELVTDTDFKMRNNDINLDKLKDLQLSQMEDVADKNIQSTSRIYSLLFAMTASIIASAISLLKLTISYRSTKECIKFVNKVAINFHKKQTCTVKRNEGVVKSNYFDGKVYLSDNTCLKIVACRPNEFSHFTTHVCKYEDSNLRRIC, from the exons ATGGATATGGGGATGCGCCAATCCTGTATGTATATACGCATACCCAGCTGCACCTCCTACCAATACGTTCGCCCCATTGCACTTTGGATTTTAGGTATTGGTGCTTCCGCATCCCTCCTCTCTAG ATCATCGCTCCTCTACGACCATGAAGTGGCCCTGACGGCAGCAAATTCTGTAACT AATTACCTTCAGATAGACCCTAATGCCACCTATATAAGAGTAACCAGTGCCAAGAAGGATAGTTTGGGTTTTTGGGCCAGGTCAACATTACAGCTTATAACcactaataatacaatCGATATAAAAACTACACTAAAATGCGATACTTTTAGtgaaaat CAATTTAACCtcataaattatgtaaaagAGCCCTTTCTAATCAAACGCCATTTGAAGCAACTTTTTGGACTATATAATAAGCATAGCAAACAAATTGGCCCAATAATAGATTGTGATAAAAG ATGGAAACTAGTAGAACTTGTAACTGACActgattttaaaatgagaaataatgatataaatttggataagCTTAAAGACCTACAATTATCACAGATGGAAGATGTTGCCGATAAAAACATTCAAAGTACCAGTAGAATATATTCACTATTGTTTGCAATGACCGCATCAATCATAGCTTCAGCTATATCTCTACTAAAACTCACGATTTCATATCGTAGTACTAAGgaatgtattaaatttgtaaacaaAGTGGCGAttaattttcataaaaaaCAGACTTGTACTGTGAAACGGAATGAAGGGGTTGTGAAATCCAATTATTTCGATGGAAAAGTATATCTTTCAGACAACACATGTCTCAAAATTGTTGCTTGTCGGCCAAATGAGTTCAGCCACTTTACAACTCATGTATGCAAGTATGAGGATTCTAATTTGCGCCGTATATGTTAA
- a CDS encoding conserved Plasmodium protein, unknown function (overlaps_old_locusTagID:BBM_III09725) encodes MDVPCDDICDYCLLLEHVGVRLKDLEHDASLSNDKKISESLGLNVWANAANHKRPKLDLGTQKFKLGPIELHSNCKTECTINMVTERSIYTTYKVHHLHAKVKQILLRGKSLILMLVDDTGEMQGIVQPRCVDLYSTVVVGTTLILSNIVIYSPIGSAPYALITSNSIAQYKNP; translated from the exons ATGGATGTGCCATGTGatgatatttgtgattattGTTTGTTACTGGAGCATGTGGGTGTGCGCTTGAAGGATTTAGAGCACGATGCATCACTTTCTAACGATAAAAAAA TTTCTGAAAGCCTTGGGTTAAACGTATGGGCAAACGCTGCGAATCACAAGCGGCCCAAATTGGATTTGGGGACACAAAAATTTAAGCTTGGACCTATAGAATTGCACTCTAATTGTAAGACTGAGTGCACGATAAATATGGTTACTGAACGGTCCATATATACAACATACAAAGTACACCATCTACATGCCAAAGTCAAGCAGATTCTACTTAGGGGCAAGTCACTGATACTTATGCTCGTG GATGACACAGGGGAAATGCAGGGAATTGTACAGCCTAGATGTGTGGATTTGTACAGCACTGTTGTTGTGGGTACTACGTTAATTTTGTCAAAT ATTGTAATATATTCTCCCATCGGATCAGCGCCGTATGCATTGATCACCAGCAATTCCATTGCACAATACAAGAACCCATGA